From Polyodon spathula isolate WHYD16114869_AA chromosome 24, ASM1765450v1, whole genome shotgun sequence, one genomic window encodes:
- the LOC121299093 gene encoding protein regulator of cytokinesis 1-like isoform X8 produces the protein MCVTRSREVLAAESVACLNKALSRLKDIWEEIGIPEDQRLQRTDVVKKHIKGLLDMMISEEESLRERLLNSIALCRKELDTLCIELRLPPFEEEEGNTVLQLEKDIRTRLEVMMKQKKERMHDLKTLKEQDQDLCDILCTEPYCIDSDAVPSLEELNQFRHHIASLCAEKERRRREFVGIKRQIILCMEELDHSPDTSFERDVVCEEEEAFCLSTENIAMLNQLLNQLEVRKSQNAVLCASYRDRIVELWERLQVPQEERDAFSVHMVGSRPSNIQALQEEAERLHELKLQNIRNVIQAIRAEVAAYWEKCFYSPEQRQAFTPYYDEDYTEDLLSLHDAEILHLKQHYEAHRELFEGVHKWQESWTLYLELDRKATDPARFTNRGGNLLKEEKQRADLHKNLPKLEKKLKAQIDDWEQEQGREFLVSGQKFLQFVEEQWELHRLEKEREKQARQMKKTKQIEEEMLYGTAPRTPSKRRFLGANTPGKVRKLNATSISSATPNSTVRSAFGGTLCHSPVSRPPLSGSKPVQPIRTPGRSKPLRMGVLDRNKENVSQLNGTAMSARTFKSIQI, from the exons TGAGGTGTTGGCTGCAGAGTCTGTGGCATGTTTAAACAAAGCCCTGTCCCGCCTAAAGGATATCTGGGAGGAGATTGGGATCCCAGAGGACCAACGACTGCAGAGAACGGATGTGGTAAAGAAACACATTAAA GGTCTGCTGGATATGATGATATCTGAGGAGGAGAGCCTCAGGGAGAGGCTGCTGAATAGCATTGCTTTGTGCCGCAAGGAACTAGACACTCTGTGCATAGAGCTTCGCCTGCCTCCGTTTGAG GAAGAGGAGGGAAACACAGTCCTTCAGCTTGAGAAGGACATCCGCACACGACTGGAGGTAATGATGAAACAGAAGAAGGAGAGGATGCATGATCTGAAGACCTTGAAAGAGCAAGACCAGGACCTTTGTGACATTCTCTGCACCGAGCCTTACTGCATTGACAGTGATGCTGTCCCCAGCCTGGAGGAACTGAACCAATTCCGCCACCACATTGCAAGTCTCTGTGCAGAAAAG GAGCGAAGAAGAAGAGAGTTTGTGGGCATCAAAAGGCAGATTATTTTGTGCATGGAGGAGCTAGACCACTCACCAGATACAAGTTTCGAGAGAGATGTggtgtgtgaggaggaggaggcttTCTGTCTGTCCACAGAGAATATCGCTATGCTGAATCAGCTCCTGAATCAG CTGGAGGTGCGCAAGTCCCAGAATGCAGTCCTTTGCGCATCTTACCGTGACAGGATCGTGGAGCTATGGGAGAGACTGCAGGTTCCACAGGAGGAGAGGGACGCCTTCTCTGTTCACATGGTTGGGTCCAGACCAAGTAATATTCAGGCT TTACAAGAGGAGGCGGAGCGTCTGCATGAGTTGAAGCTACAGAACATTCGGAATGTAATCCAAGCTATCCGAGCAGAGGTGGCGGCCTACTGGGAAAAATGTTTCTACAGCCCTGAGCAGAGGCAGGCCTTCACACCCTACTATGATG AGGATTACACAGAGGACCTGCTGAGTCTGCATGATGCTGAGATCCTGCATCTGAAGCAGCACTATGAGGCTCACAGAGAGCTCTTTGAAGGGGTACACAAATGGCAGGAGAGCTGGACGCTATACCTGGAGCTTGAT AGAAAAGCAACAGATCCGGCAAGGTTTACAAACAGGGGAGGGAACCTTCTGAAGGAAGAAAAGCAGAGGGCAGATCTTCACAAAAATTTGCCCAAA CTGGAAAAGAAGTTGAAGGCGCAGATCGATGACTGGGAGCAGGAGCAGGGCCGGGAGTTCCTGGTGAGCGGACAGAAGTTCCTGCAGTTTGTGGAAGAGCAGTGGGAGCTTCATCGGCTGGAGAAGGAGAGGGAAAAGCAGGCACGG CAAATGAAAAAGACCAAGCAGATAGAAGAGGAGATGCTGTATGGCACTGCTCCACGAACTCCATCCAAACGAAGGTTTCTGGGAGCAAACACTCCCGGTAAAGTGCGTAAG CTCAATGCCACCTCAATCTCTAGTGCCACTCCCAACAGCACGGTACGTTCTGCCTTCGGTGGGACTCTCTGTCACTCCCCTGTGTCCCGTCCCCCACTCTCGGGAAGCAAG cctgTCCAGCCGATTCGAACCCCAGGACGCAGCAAGCCTCTCCGCATGGGGGTGCTGGACCGGAACAAGGAGAATGTGTCCCAGTTGAATGGAACTGCCATGAGTG
- the LOC121299093 gene encoding protein regulator of cytokinesis 1-like isoform X4 — protein sequence MRKSEVLAAESVACLNKALSRLKDIWEEIGIPEDQRLQRTDVVKKHIKGLLDMMISEEESLRERLLNSIALCRKELDTLCIELRLPPFEEEEGNTVLQLEKDIRTRLEVMMKQKKERMHDLKTLKEQDQDLCDILCTEPYCIDSDAVPSLEELNQFRHHIASLCAEKERRRREFVGIKRQIILCMEELDHSPDTSFERDVVCEEEEAFCLSTENIAMLNQLLNQLEVRKSQNAVLCASYRDRIVELWERLQVPQEERDAFSVHMVGSRPSNIQALQEEAERLHELKLQNIRNVIQAIRAEVAAYWEKCFYSPEQRQAFTPYYDEDYTEDLLSLHDAEILHLKQHYEAHRELFEGVHKWQESWTLYLELDRKATDPARFTNRGGNLLKEEKQRADLHKNLPKLEKKLKAQIDDWEQEQGREFLVSGQKFLQFVEEQWELHRLEKEREKQARQMKKTKQIEEEMLYGTAPRTPSKRRFLGANTPGKVRKLNATSISSATPNSTVRSAFGGTLCHSPVSRPPLSGSKPVQPIRTPGRSKPLRMGVLDRNKENVSQLNGTAMSGAFKGTASPQRNFSNNSVASTYSEFARELSKASKSNCNSGVLNSTITNHHT from the exons TGAGGTGTTGGCTGCAGAGTCTGTGGCATGTTTAAACAAAGCCCTGTCCCGCCTAAAGGATATCTGGGAGGAGATTGGGATCCCAGAGGACCAACGACTGCAGAGAACGGATGTGGTAAAGAAACACATTAAA GGTCTGCTGGATATGATGATATCTGAGGAGGAGAGCCTCAGGGAGAGGCTGCTGAATAGCATTGCTTTGTGCCGCAAGGAACTAGACACTCTGTGCATAGAGCTTCGCCTGCCTCCGTTTGAG GAAGAGGAGGGAAACACAGTCCTTCAGCTTGAGAAGGACATCCGCACACGACTGGAGGTAATGATGAAACAGAAGAAGGAGAGGATGCATGATCTGAAGACCTTGAAAGAGCAAGACCAGGACCTTTGTGACATTCTCTGCACCGAGCCTTACTGCATTGACAGTGATGCTGTCCCCAGCCTGGAGGAACTGAACCAATTCCGCCACCACATTGCAAGTCTCTGTGCAGAAAAG GAGCGAAGAAGAAGAGAGTTTGTGGGCATCAAAAGGCAGATTATTTTGTGCATGGAGGAGCTAGACCACTCACCAGATACAAGTTTCGAGAGAGATGTggtgtgtgaggaggaggaggcttTCTGTCTGTCCACAGAGAATATCGCTATGCTGAATCAGCTCCTGAATCAG CTGGAGGTGCGCAAGTCCCAGAATGCAGTCCTTTGCGCATCTTACCGTGACAGGATCGTGGAGCTATGGGAGAGACTGCAGGTTCCACAGGAGGAGAGGGACGCCTTCTCTGTTCACATGGTTGGGTCCAGACCAAGTAATATTCAGGCT TTACAAGAGGAGGCGGAGCGTCTGCATGAGTTGAAGCTACAGAACATTCGGAATGTAATCCAAGCTATCCGAGCAGAGGTGGCGGCCTACTGGGAAAAATGTTTCTACAGCCCTGAGCAGAGGCAGGCCTTCACACCCTACTATGATG AGGATTACACAGAGGACCTGCTGAGTCTGCATGATGCTGAGATCCTGCATCTGAAGCAGCACTATGAGGCTCACAGAGAGCTCTTTGAAGGGGTACACAAATGGCAGGAGAGCTGGACGCTATACCTGGAGCTTGAT AGAAAAGCAACAGATCCGGCAAGGTTTACAAACAGGGGAGGGAACCTTCTGAAGGAAGAAAAGCAGAGGGCAGATCTTCACAAAAATTTGCCCAAA CTGGAAAAGAAGTTGAAGGCGCAGATCGATGACTGGGAGCAGGAGCAGGGCCGGGAGTTCCTGGTGAGCGGACAGAAGTTCCTGCAGTTTGTGGAAGAGCAGTGGGAGCTTCATCGGCTGGAGAAGGAGAGGGAAAAGCAGGCACGG CAAATGAAAAAGACCAAGCAGATAGAAGAGGAGATGCTGTATGGCACTGCTCCACGAACTCCATCCAAACGAAGGTTTCTGGGAGCAAACACTCCCGGTAAAGTGCGTAAG CTCAATGCCACCTCAATCTCTAGTGCCACTCCCAACAGCACGGTACGTTCTGCCTTCGGTGGGACTCTCTGTCACTCCCCTGTGTCCCGTCCCCCACTCTCGGGAAGCAAG cctgTCCAGCCGATTCGAACCCCAGGACGCAGCAAGCCTCTCCGCATGGGGGTGCTGGACCGGAACAAGGAGAATGTGTCCCAGTTGAATGGAACTGCCATGAGTGGTGCGTTCAAGGGCACAGCTAGTCCACAGCGTAACTTCAGCAATAACTCTGTTGCCAGCACCTATTCTGAGTTTGCG